The Brassica napus cultivar Da-Ae chromosome C7, Da-Ae, whole genome shotgun sequence genome has a segment encoding these proteins:
- the LOC106348612 gene encoding nuclear speckle RNA-binding protein B-like isoform X2: MGTGTSRDSISLRCRRSPTVALQNAPVLTSIMSIGFNALFYSGHDMHSYVSRDEDRGGAVKDTRTIGSAYDLYLQSVQTSSMPSEEVGRFNNGVGMGRRGGGMLPPDFGPNGRGLGFGQQDLVGRPSRELLRLPPDASNTLFVEGLPSNCSRREVSHIFRPFLGYKEVRLVTKDSKQRNGDPIVLCFVDFENPACAATARTALQGYRMDENEPDSKSLQIQFSRNPGPRPGQRGGRR; this comes from the exons ATGGGTACTGGAACCAGCAGAGACAGCATCAGCCTCCGATGTCGTCGATCTCCCACGGTGGCCCTCCAAAACGCCCCCGTTCTGACTTCG ATTATGTCCATAGGGTTTAACGCCTTGTTTTATTCAGGACATGATATGCACAGTTACGTGTCACGTGATGAGGATCGAGGAGGTGCAGTAAAAGATACCAGAACTATTGGCTCAGCTTATGACCTCTACCTCCAGAGTGTG CAAACGTCATCTATGCCATCTGAAGAAGTTGGTCGGTTTAACAATGGTGTCGGCATGGGAAGACGAGGAGGTGGAATGCTGCCTCCAGATTTTGGGCCAAACGGTCGAGGATTGGGCTTTGGTCAACAAGATTTAGTTGGTAGGCCTAGCCGGGAGCTGCTTCGTCTGCCTCCGGATGCATCCAACACTCTGTTTGTTGAAGGACTTCCTTCTAATTGCTCAAGGAGAGAAGTATCTC atataTTTAGGCCTTTTTTGGGATATAAAGAGGTGAGACTTGTGACCAAAGATTCTAAACAA AGGAATGGAGATCCTattgttctttgttttgttgattttgAAAATCCTGCATGTGCAGCAACTGCTCGTACCGCCCTGCAAG GCTATAGAATGGATGAAAATGAACCTGATTCCAAGAGTTTGCAAATCCAATTTTCAAGAAACCCAGGTCCAAGACCAGGACAACGCGGAGGAAGGAGATGA
- the LOC106348612 gene encoding nuclear speckle RNA-binding protein A-like isoform X1, which produces MADGYWNQQRQHQPPMSSISHGGPPKRPRSDFVLQIMSIGFNALFYSGHDMHSYVSRDEDRGGAVKDTRTIGSAYDLYLQSVQTSSMPSEEVGRFNNGVGMGRRGGGMLPPDFGPNGRGLGFGQQDLVGRPSRELLRLPPDASNTLFVEGLPSNCSRREVSHIFRPFLGYKEVRLVTKDSKQRNGDPIVLCFVDFENPACAATARTALQGYRMDENEPDSKSLQIQFSRNPGPRPGQRGGRR; this is translated from the exons ATGGCGGATGGGTACTGGAACCAGCAGAGACAGCATCAGCCTCCGATGTCGTCGATCTCCCACGGTGGCCCTCCAAAACGCCCCCGTTCTGACTTCG TTTTGCAGATTATGTCCATAGGGTTTAACGCCTTGTTTTATTCAGGACATGATATGCACAGTTACGTGTCACGTGATGAGGATCGAGGAGGTGCAGTAAAAGATACCAGAACTATTGGCTCAGCTTATGACCTCTACCTCCAGAGTGTG CAAACGTCATCTATGCCATCTGAAGAAGTTGGTCGGTTTAACAATGGTGTCGGCATGGGAAGACGAGGAGGTGGAATGCTGCCTCCAGATTTTGGGCCAAACGGTCGAGGATTGGGCTTTGGTCAACAAGATTTAGTTGGTAGGCCTAGCCGGGAGCTGCTTCGTCTGCCTCCGGATGCATCCAACACTCTGTTTGTTGAAGGACTTCCTTCTAATTGCTCAAGGAGAGAAGTATCTC atataTTTAGGCCTTTTTTGGGATATAAAGAGGTGAGACTTGTGACCAAAGATTCTAAACAA AGGAATGGAGATCCTattgttctttgttttgttgattttgAAAATCCTGCATGTGCAGCAACTGCTCGTACCGCCCTGCAAG GCTATAGAATGGATGAAAATGAACCTGATTCCAAGAGTTTGCAAATCCAATTTTCAAGAAACCCAGGTCCAAGACCAGGACAACGCGGAGGAAGGAGATGA
- the LOC106348612 gene encoding nuclear speckle RNA-binding protein B-like isoform X3 → MADGYWNQQRQHQPPMSSISHGGPPKRPRSDFGHDMHSYVSRDEDRGGAVKDTRTIGSAYDLYLQSVQTSSMPSEEVGRFNNGVGMGRRGGGMLPPDFGPNGRGLGFGQQDLVGRPSRELLRLPPDASNTLFVEGLPSNCSRREVSHIFRPFLGYKEVRLVTKDSKQRNGDPIVLCFVDFENPACAATARTALQGYRMDENEPDSKSLQIQFSRNPGPRPGQRGGRR, encoded by the exons ATGGCGGATGGGTACTGGAACCAGCAGAGACAGCATCAGCCTCCGATGTCGTCGATCTCCCACGGTGGCCCTCCAAAACGCCCCCGTTCTGACTTCG GACATGATATGCACAGTTACGTGTCACGTGATGAGGATCGAGGAGGTGCAGTAAAAGATACCAGAACTATTGGCTCAGCTTATGACCTCTACCTCCAGAGTGTG CAAACGTCATCTATGCCATCTGAAGAAGTTGGTCGGTTTAACAATGGTGTCGGCATGGGAAGACGAGGAGGTGGAATGCTGCCTCCAGATTTTGGGCCAAACGGTCGAGGATTGGGCTTTGGTCAACAAGATTTAGTTGGTAGGCCTAGCCGGGAGCTGCTTCGTCTGCCTCCGGATGCATCCAACACTCTGTTTGTTGAAGGACTTCCTTCTAATTGCTCAAGGAGAGAAGTATCTC atataTTTAGGCCTTTTTTGGGATATAAAGAGGTGAGACTTGTGACCAAAGATTCTAAACAA AGGAATGGAGATCCTattgttctttgttttgttgattttgAAAATCCTGCATGTGCAGCAACTGCTCGTACCGCCCTGCAAG GCTATAGAATGGATGAAAATGAACCTGATTCCAAGAGTTTGCAAATCCAATTTTCAAGAAACCCAGGTCCAAGACCAGGACAACGCGGAGGAAGGAGATGA